In Deinococcus psychrotolerans, the genomic window CCAACGTGCTGGGCGAAGCTTTTGCGCCCAGTAAGCTGGCCATCGTCACGATCAGCACCAATGACAAATTGACCAAGAACGGCTGGACGCATTTCAACCGGGTGGTGGCCCCCGACGGCGCACAGAGCGTCGCGGCAGCCAGCGCCCTGATTGATCAGCAATCTGGAACCATTTACGTCATCTCCGACAACACCACCTACGGCAATGGCCTGACCAAAAGTCTGGTGCAGCAGCTCGGAGGGAGCAGTGTCAAGGTCGCTTGGTACGGTGGTGTCAGCACCGATAGCGAGATTGCTAGAGCCGTCCAACGGATCAAGGCCAGCGGCGTAAAGACCGTGTATTTCGGCGGTACAGACGATGTGGGCGGACGGCTGGTCAATGCACTCAGCACAGCCAAGGTCAAAGTCAACCTGATGGGCAGTGACGGGATCGACTCGCCCAATTTCATCCGGCAGGTTTCGGGTCGGGCGACCAATATCGCCTACACGACAGTCTTCGGGCCGCTTTCACTGTTTTCAAACAGCGGGGACTTCAGTGCCCGCTACCAAGCTCGCTACAAGACTCCGGCGAGTGGCGTGGCCGCTTACGCCTACGACGCTGCCGAAGCGCTGCTGGGTGGATTGAAGGCAGCAGTCATCAGCGCCAAAGGTATTCCAACCCGCATGCAGGTAAGCGGTGCTGTGCGGAACATCGATCTCCCAGCCTGCTTCGACGTGGACAAGAGCAGGTGCCAGACCATCAGCGGAGCGATTGCATTCAGCAGCACCGGAGAGCGCCAGAAATCGACAGTGCTGGTGATGAAGTATGACGACATGCTGCAAACGAAGATGACCAAGATCGCCACAGTGAATGCCAGCGACCTGAAGTGATCAGTAAGCCCAAGCACTGACCTGAGAGACGAGTGCTGGGGCCGTTCTCATATCAGGCGATCTTTCCACGCAAGAAGGTCGCCAAAAAGTTATCCACAGCCCTGAGTTGAGGCTGTGGATAACTTCATTTTGTTGCTCGTTGCTGCCAGCACTTCAATAGAAAGATTGCAAAAAAGAAAAACGCCCTCTAGGAGCGCTTTGATTGGTAGACCCGAGCAGATTTGAACTGCTGACCCCTACAGTGTCAATGTAGTGCTCTACCCCTGAGCTACGGATCTAAACCTAAAAGAGGGGGCACAGAAGTTTGGAGGCGCTGACCGGATTTGAACCGGTGGTGGAGGTTTTGCAGACCTCTGCCTTACCACTTGGCTACAGCGCCGCCGTGTGGGGCAGGGCGCATGG contains:
- a CDS encoding branched-chain amino acid ABC transporter substrate-binding protein yields the protein MLRSRLALPLAVLTLNLLSTLVSAAPIKIASVSPLSGGLVGSGTELKRGAELSVEHHLQEFKALGYELSLVSFDDQGSPVAAKPLAQKIASDPSILGVVGAYNSSVSNVLGEAFAPSKLAIVTISTNDKLTKNGWTHFNRVVAPDGAQSVAAASALIDQQSGTIYVISDNTTYGNGLTKSLVQQLGGSSVKVAWYGGVSTDSEIARAVQRIKASGVKTVYFGGTDDVGGRLVNALSTAKVKVNLMGSDGIDSPNFIRQVSGRATNIAYTTVFGPLSLFSNSGDFSARYQARYKTPASGVAAYAYDAAEALLGGLKAAVISAKGIPTRMQVSGAVRNIDLPACFDVDKSRCQTISGAIAFSSTGERQKSTVLVMKYDDMLQTKMTKIATVNASDLK